One Cryptomeria japonica chromosome 9, Sugi_1.0, whole genome shotgun sequence genomic window carries:
- the LOC131056742 gene encoding phospholipase A1-Igamma2, chloroplastic-like: MAISRLSIGGGHLATEQVKGDGKHICHAQVGDIWRSIQGGDDWNGMIDPINLLLKSEILRYGDWAWLSDPKEIKRLGRRDIVVAWRGTKTPQEWMQNMKDILVPGTLSQSTQCPDIQTTFKPGVQIEKGFLSCYNSVYGDSERSRHSARDIVVTEITRLLNEYKDEEDMSITFTGHSLGAALATLSAYDNKQIIMKENDRKSIPVTVFASASPRVGNLAFSQHLQEIGVKVLWLVNTWDVVPKVPGVFLNENMGWLTRFCIGFPGHMFMWESPLLWTVGALQC; encoded by the exons ATGGCAATATCTCGATTAAGCATCGGTGGTGGGCATCTAGCAACAGAGCAAGTGAAAGGAGATGGAAAGCACATATGCCATGCCCAGGTTGGAGATATTTGGAGATCTATTCAGGGTGGTGATGATTGGAATGGCATGATTGACCCCATTAACCTACTTCTCAAATCAGAAATACTCAGGTATGGTGATTGGGCGTGGTTATCAG ATCCAAAGGAGATAAAGAGATTGGGAAGACGGGATATAGTTGTTGCATGGAGGGGAACTAAAACACCTCAAGAATGGATGCAAAATATGAAGGATATATTAGTCCCTGGTACCTTATCTCAGAGTACACAGTGTCCCGACATACAAACAACTTTCAAACCAGGTGTTCAAATAGAGAAGGGATTTCTGAGCTGTTATAACTCTGTATATGGAGACTCTGAGAGATCCAGACATAGTGCAAGAGATATTGTGGTGACCGAAATAACAAGATTATTAAATgagtacaaagatgaagaagatatgAGCATAACTTTCACTGGACATAGTTTGGGTGCTGCGTTAGCAACTCTAAGTGCATATGATAACAAACAGATTATCATGAAAGAAAATGATAGGAAATCAATCCCTGTCACAGTTTTTGCCTCCGCTTCTCCACGTGTAGGAAACCTAGCTTTTTCCCAACATTTGCAGGAGATAGGCGTTAAAGTTTTGTGGTTGGTAAATACATGGGACGTCGTTCCCAAAGTTCCTGGAGTTTTTCTCAACGAGAACATGGGATGGCTTACCAGATTCTGCATTGGCTTCCCTGGACATATGTTCATGTGGGAGTCCCCATTACTTTGGACAGTAGGAGCTCTGCAGTGCTGA